The Thermosinus carboxydivorans Nor1 genome has a segment encoding these proteins:
- the panB gene encoding 3-methyl-2-oxobutanoate hydroxymethyltransferase, with amino-acid sequence MNRTTKITVSTFQAMKNARQKIAMLTAYDYSTAKLFDEAGIHGLLVGDSLGMVMLGYENTLPVTMEDMLHHTKAVVRGTSQALVVADMPFLSYHVSTAEAVANAGRLIKEGGAQAVKLEGGAAIADKVTAIVRAEIPVMGHLGLTPQSVHKFGGFKVQGKTSDAARQILDDALRLEEAGAFALVLECIPEAVAKLVSERLTIPTIGIGAGGGCDGQILVYQDMLGMYGAFKPKFVKQYACLGELMKGAVRQYMEEVAQGRFPAPEHAFSTDASILDKLY; translated from the coding sequence AGAATGCCCGTCAGAAAATTGCCATGCTTACGGCCTATGATTATTCCACGGCCAAGCTTTTCGATGAGGCAGGAATTCATGGCCTATTAGTTGGCGATTCCTTGGGGATGGTTATGCTCGGATATGAGAATACCCTGCCTGTAACCATGGAGGACATGCTTCACCATACCAAGGCGGTTGTTCGCGGAACCAGCCAGGCGTTAGTTGTTGCTGACATGCCGTTTCTGTCCTACCATGTCAGCACGGCTGAGGCGGTGGCTAATGCCGGCAGGCTGATTAAAGAAGGTGGGGCCCAGGCTGTGAAGCTGGAGGGAGGCGCCGCCATTGCTGACAAGGTTACGGCCATTGTGCGGGCGGAAATTCCCGTCATGGGCCATCTTGGGCTGACGCCGCAGTCTGTTCACAAGTTCGGCGGCTTCAAAGTCCAGGGTAAGACTAGCGATGCAGCGCGACAAATTCTCGACGACGCGCTGCGCCTGGAGGAAGCGGGGGCGTTTGCCCTTGTTCTGGAATGTATTCCTGAGGCTGTCGCTAAGCTGGTTAGCGAGCGGCTAACTATTCCGACCATTGGCATTGGCGCCGGCGGCGGTTGCGATGGGCAAATCCTTGTATACCAGGACATGCTAGGTATGTATGGGGCGTTTAAGCCGAAGTTTGTGAAGCAGTATGCCTGTTTGGGCGAGCTGATGAAGGGGGCTGTAAGACAATATATGGAGGAAGTGGCGCAGGGTCGTTTTCCCGCACCCGAGCATGCTTTTTCCACCGATGCGTCAATTTTGGATAAACTTTATTAG